The following coding sequences lie in one Flavobacterium sediminis genomic window:
- a CDS encoding acyl-CoA synthetase, with product MNIYDIGLDKNPANFTQLTPLTFIERSATIFPEKTSVIYGTKKYSWKETYDRCRKLASALTKIGINKNDTVSIIAANTPAMYEAHFGVPMSGAVLNTLNVRLSADTLAFMLQHSDAKVLLVDKEFSEVIAKALNQIEHSIYVIDIDDVHVNTGFPVGKIEYEAFLETGDNDFNWIKPENEWDAIALNYTSGTTGNPKGVVYHHRGAALNAINDLLVWKMSNAAVYLWTLPMFHCNGWCFPWALAAASATSVCLRKVIAKDIYKAIADEKVDHFCGAPIVLQTMINAHPDDKKVLEHKVKAMVAGAAPPASVIENIEKEGFEITHVYGLTETYGPSVICEWKEEWDDLPLEERAELKSRQGVRYLLLDELDVLNPQTMEPVPADGVTIGEIMMKGNNVMKGYLKNPSATEEAFKKGWFHTGDLAVKYPDGYVQIKDRSKDIVISGGENISTIEVEGVIYRIPEVEEVACVAKPDEKWGEVVCAFIKLKEGENITNEQIVEHCRKELAGFKVPKYFYFMDLPKTSTGKVQKFELRAIAKTL from the coding sequence ATGAATATATATGATATTGGTCTGGATAAAAATCCGGCCAACTTTACCCAACTCACTCCGCTAACTTTTATTGAGAGATCTGCTACTATTTTCCCTGAAAAAACTTCCGTTATTTACGGTACCAAAAAATACAGTTGGAAAGAAACCTATGATAGATGTCGGAAATTGGCTTCTGCCTTGACTAAAATAGGAATCAATAAGAATGATACGGTTTCAATCATTGCTGCTAACACACCGGCAATGTACGAAGCTCATTTTGGTGTACCGATGTCGGGAGCGGTTTTAAATACACTTAATGTACGCTTATCAGCAGATACCTTAGCTTTTATGTTACAACATTCAGACGCTAAAGTTTTGTTAGTTGATAAAGAATTTTCAGAAGTGATAGCTAAAGCTTTAAATCAAATTGAACATTCTATTTATGTCATAGACATTGATGATGTTCATGTGAATACAGGATTTCCTGTCGGAAAAATAGAATATGAAGCTTTTTTGGAAACCGGAGATAATGATTTTAATTGGATCAAGCCGGAAAATGAATGGGATGCCATAGCTCTTAATTATACGTCAGGGACAACTGGGAACCCTAAAGGAGTTGTTTACCATCACCGGGGAGCTGCTTTAAATGCGATCAATGATCTATTGGTATGGAAAATGTCTAATGCAGCAGTTTATTTATGGACACTACCGATGTTTCATTGTAATGGCTGGTGTTTTCCCTGGGCTTTAGCTGCTGCTTCAGCTACCAGTGTTTGTTTGCGTAAAGTGATTGCAAAAGACATTTATAAAGCAATTGCTGATGAAAAAGTGGATCATTTCTGCGGGGCTCCTATTGTATTACAAACGATGATTAATGCGCATCCTGATGATAAAAAAGTTTTGGAACACAAAGTAAAAGCAATGGTTGCCGGTGCAGCACCACCGGCTTCAGTGATCGAAAATATTGAAAAAGAAGGTTTCGAAATCACACATGTTTACGGACTAACAGAAACCTATGGACCTTCTGTAATATGTGAGTGGAAAGAAGAATGGGACGATCTGCCGTTAGAAGAACGTGCTGAATTGAAATCAAGACAAGGAGTTCGGTATTTACTTTTAGACGAACTGGATGTACTAAATCCGCAAACGATGGAACCGGTACCGGCAGACGGTGTTACCATAGGTGAGATTATGATGAAAGGAAACAATGTAATGAAAGGTTATTTAAAGAATCCATCGGCTACGGAAGAAGCATTTAAGAAAGGATGGTTCCATACCGGAGATCTGGCTGTTAAGTATCCTGATGGTTATGTACAGATTAAAGATCGCTCTAAAGATATTGTGATCTCGGGAGGTGAAAATATTTCTACGATAGAAGTAGAAGGTGTAATTTACAGAATACCGGAAGTAGAAGAGGTGGCTTGTGTTGCAAAACCGGATGAAAAATGGGGAGAAGTAGTTTGTGCTTTTATCAAATTAAAAGAAGGAGAAAACATAACGAACGAACAGATCGTGGAACATTGCCGTAAAGAATTAGCCGGTTTTAAAGTTCCTAAATATTTCTATTTTATGGATTTGCCAAAAACATCTACCGGAAAAGTTCAAAAATTTGAATTAAGAGCAATAGCCAAAACTTTATAG
- a CDS encoding alpha/beta hydrolase, protein MSSTSQYNYAKGDTMLLHYLVREPKIQTENPPLLLLLHGVGSNEKDLFSRADQFPDEFLVISARAPFTISENHYRWFAVDFSSGRPIINAEEAEKSRTVLIQFINQLKEKHSFNSNAIYLGGFSQGAIMSFSVGLTQPQKLKGIIALSGRILTEIKPIIASKEKLKKLNALIIHGTKDTTLPIEYGRQSKSIVDKLGIPNTYVEFNYAHTVTPETIQTINEWLAKH, encoded by the coding sequence ATGAGTTCAACATCACAATATAATTATGCTAAAGGCGATACAATGCTTTTGCATTATTTGGTCAGAGAACCTAAAATTCAAACTGAAAATCCGCCATTATTACTTCTCTTACATGGTGTGGGAAGCAATGAAAAAGATTTATTTTCCCGAGCTGATCAATTTCCTGATGAGTTTTTAGTCATTTCAGCTCGCGCTCCGTTTACTATTTCTGAAAATCATTATCGCTGGTTTGCTGTTGATTTCAGCTCAGGAAGACCTATAATTAATGCCGAAGAAGCCGAAAAAAGCCGAACAGTACTTATCCAATTCATTAACCAATTGAAAGAAAAACACTCGTTTAACAGCAACGCTATTTACTTGGGCGGTTTTAGCCAAGGTGCTATTATGTCTTTTAGTGTTGGATTGACACAACCTCAAAAATTAAAAGGAATTATTGCTTTAAGCGGTCGAATCTTAACTGAGATCAAACCGATCATTGCTTCTAAAGAAAAACTTAAAAAATTAAATGCTTTGATCATTCATGGCACAAAGGATACTACTTTACCAATCGAATACGGCAGACAAAGTAAATCCATCGTAGACAAATTAGGCATACCCAACACTTATGTGGAGTTTAATTATGCTCATACGGTAACTCCCGAAACCATACAGACCATCAATGAATGGTTAGCAAAACATTAA
- the ygiD gene encoding 4,5-DOPA-extradiol-dioxygenase: protein MDRKEFLKLMAISPVMATGFNLTEFEKISATFPKSKKMPMLFLGHGHPMNAVFDNTFTRTLQQLGTQIERPNAIMMISAHWETRGTYVSVNPTPRTIYDFGGFDERLSQIKYEPKGHPILAREVSEMASQFQIIEDHSMGLDHGAWTVLKYIFPKADIPVFQLSLDYTQPSAYHFQLAQALKRIRERGVMVIGSGNIVHNLNKVNWFNIDAKPTDWAVEFDELVKQKINQYDFNTLVDYKKLGSIAALSIPTNDHYLPMLYVLAMTEKNEAVKYIYEGYQYASLSMRCFQVY, encoded by the coding sequence ATGGATCGAAAGGAATTTTTAAAACTCATGGCAATAAGTCCTGTAATGGCAACAGGCTTTAACCTGACCGAATTTGAAAAGATAAGTGCTACTTTTCCAAAATCAAAGAAAATGCCGATGTTATTTTTAGGACATGGACATCCTATGAATGCTGTATTTGATAATACATTTACACGAACACTACAACAATTGGGAACCCAAATAGAACGCCCCAATGCCATCATGATGATCTCTGCCCACTGGGAAACCCGCGGAACTTATGTTTCTGTTAACCCAACACCTCGAACTATCTATGATTTCGGTGGTTTTGACGAACGCCTGAGCCAAATAAAATACGAGCCTAAAGGACATCCGATACTAGCCAGAGAAGTCAGCGAAATGGCGTCTCAATTTCAGATTATTGAAGATCATTCTATGGGATTGGATCACGGTGCCTGGACAGTTCTGAAATATATTTTTCCTAAAGCCGATATTCCGGTATTCCAATTGAGCTTAGATTATACCCAACCTTCAGCTTATCACTTTCAACTGGCACAAGCCCTGAAACGAATCCGAGAAAGAGGTGTTATGGTTATAGGTAGCGGTAATATTGTCCATAACTTAAATAAAGTAAATTGGTTTAATATTGATGCCAAACCAACCGATTGGGCGGTAGAATTTGACGAATTGGTAAAACAAAAGATCAACCAATACGATTTTAATACGTTGGTCGATTACAAAAAATTAGGGAGCATTGCTGCACTTTCCATACCTACAAACGACCATTATTTGCCTATGCTTTATGTTCTGGCTATGACAGAAAAGAATGAAGCTGTTAAATATATCTATGAAGGATACCAATATGCCAGTCTGAGCATGAGGTGTTTTCAGGTTTATTAA
- a CDS encoding anti-sigma factor: protein MNSRELIDSGTLELYVFGKLSEKENETIAEMAKQYPEVQDEILAIENAVINLSQSVAPHLSATNYEKIRTRLLDKHKVVPISQKKSWISYTGWAAAAIFVLGFGFQFYKLNQTKSTIDQLSVEKSKMQESIVDLELKKQEAQNILTVLRDQNNIQITLNGQEVAPYAFAKAYYNKETKDVFIDAAGLPDPPKGKVYQVWGLKLDPLTPKSIGLLKGFAISNSKIFKVEKVDDAEAFGITLEPEGGSISPTLEQLYTLGKV, encoded by the coding sequence ATGAATAGTAGAGAATTAATAGATTCGGGTACATTAGAATTATATGTATTCGGAAAACTTTCTGAGAAAGAAAATGAAACAATTGCAGAAATGGCAAAACAATACCCTGAAGTTCAGGATGAAATTTTAGCCATTGAAAATGCAGTTATTAATCTTTCTCAAAGTGTTGCCCCGCACCTATCAGCCACAAATTATGAAAAAATAAGAACTCGATTATTAGACAAGCATAAAGTTGTGCCCATTAGTCAGAAAAAATCATGGATTAGCTATACCGGATGGGCAGCCGCTGCCATATTCGTTTTAGGTTTCGGATTTCAATTTTACAAATTGAATCAAACAAAATCAACTATCGATCAATTGTCTGTGGAAAAAAGTAAAATGCAGGAGTCTATTGTTGATTTAGAATTAAAAAAACAAGAAGCTCAAAATATATTAACTGTTTTAAGAGATCAAAACAATATACAAATTACCTTAAATGGTCAGGAAGTAGCTCCCTATGCCTTTGCAAAAGCGTACTATAATAAAGAAACCAAAGATGTTTTTATAGATGCTGCCGGTTTGCCAGATCCTCCGAAAGGCAAGGTATATCAGGTTTGGGGATTAAAATTAGATCCCTTAACACCAAAAAGTATAGGGTTATTAAAAGGCTTTGCAATTAGTAATTCTAAAATTTTCAAAGTAGAAAAAGTAGATGATGCCGAAGCCTTCGGTATTACTTTAGAACCAGAAGGCGGAAGTATAAGCCCTACTTTAGAACAACTATATACATTAGGAAAAGTATAA
- the purB gene encoding adenylosuccinate lyase, producing MQQLTELNAISPVDGRYRSKTQGLAPYFSEEALIKYRVLVEVEYFISLCEIPLPQLADFDKKLFVELRKMYQDFSTEDALWIKNTEKTTNHDVKAVEYFIKNKFDQLGLEAYKEFIHFGLTSQDINNTAIPLSTKEAFENVYMPTLISVLQKLKELCVEWQGVPMLARTHGQPASPTRLGKEILVFVERIEEQMRLLFNVPFAAKFGGATGNYNAHKIAYPTIDWKEFGTKFVEESLGLHHSFPTTQIEHYDHFAAFFDALKRINTIIIDLDRDIWTYVSMDYFKQKIKAGEVGSSAMPHKVNPIDFENSEGNLGIANAIFEHLSAKLPVSRLQRDLTDSTVLRNVGVPFGHTIIAFEATLKGLSKLLLNENKLAEDLERNWAVVAEAIQTILRREGYPNPYEALKDLTRTNSAINKESIQAFIETLNVSDAIKKELKQITPSNYLGI from the coding sequence ATGCAACAACTAACAGAACTGAATGCTATTTCACCGGTAGATGGCCGTTACAGGAGTAAAACACAAGGTTTAGCACCTTATTTTTCCGAAGAGGCTTTAATAAAATACCGCGTTTTAGTTGAAGTTGAATATTTTATTTCACTTTGTGAAATTCCTTTACCGCAACTAGCCGATTTTGACAAAAAACTTTTTGTTGAGTTGCGTAAAATGTACCAAGATTTCAGTACTGAAGATGCCTTATGGATCAAAAACACAGAAAAAACTACCAACCATGATGTTAAAGCGGTTGAGTATTTTATCAAAAATAAATTTGACCAATTAGGATTAGAAGCTTATAAAGAGTTTATCCATTTCGGATTGACTTCCCAGGATATCAACAATACAGCTATTCCGCTTTCTACAAAAGAAGCTTTTGAAAATGTATATATGCCAACGCTTATTTCGGTTCTTCAAAAGTTAAAAGAACTATGTGTGGAATGGCAAGGCGTTCCTATGCTAGCCCGTACTCACGGACAACCTGCTTCCCCTACCCGATTAGGGAAGGAGATATTAGTTTTTGTAGAGCGAATTGAAGAGCAAATGCGTTTGTTGTTCAACGTTCCGTTTGCTGCCAAATTCGGAGGTGCTACCGGAAACTACAATGCCCATAAAATTGCATATCCGACTATCGACTGGAAAGAATTCGGAACTAAGTTTGTGGAAGAAAGTTTAGGTTTACACCATTCATTCCCAACAACGCAAATTGAGCACTACGATCATTTTGCTGCTTTCTTTGATGCTCTTAAACGCATCAATACAATCATCATTGATCTGGATCGTGATATCTGGACTTATGTTTCTATGGATTATTTCAAGCAAAAAATAAAAGCCGGAGAAGTAGGTTCAAGTGCGATGCCGCATAAAGTAAACCCAATTGACTTTGAAAACAGTGAAGGAAATTTGGGAATTGCAAATGCTATTTTTGAACACTTATCAGCTAAGCTACCGGTTTCCCGTTTACAACGCGATTTAACGGATAGTACTGTTTTACGAAATGTAGGCGTTCCGTTCGGACACACGATCATTGCTTTCGAAGCGACCTTAAAAGGCTTGAGTAAATTATTGTTGAACGAAAACAAATTAGCCGAAGATTTAGAAAGAAACTGGGCTGTTGTAGCAGAAGCCATTCAAACCATTTTAAGACGCGAAGGCTATCCGAACCCTTACGAAGCTTTGAAAGATTTAACGAGAACCAATAGTGCGATCAATAAGGAATCCATTCAGGCTTTTATAGAAACTTTAAATGTTTCTGATGCTATCAAAAAGGAACTGAAACAAATTACACCAAGTAATTATTTGGGGATTTAG
- a CDS encoding YgaP family membrane protein, with protein MKKNIGNTDRLVRLVVGVVGLLLGLSGIVEGTVKWIAIVVGVLMLLTALVRFCPAYPLLGINTRRKTKEEK; from the coding sequence ATGAAAAAAAATATTGGGAACACTGATCGGTTAGTAAGACTGGTTGTTGGAGTAGTAGGTTTACTTTTAGGGCTTTCCGGTATTGTTGAAGGAACAGTAAAATGGATAGCCATTGTAGTTGGGGTTTTAATGCTTCTTACGGCGTTGGTTCGTTTTTGTCCGGCTTATCCTTTGTTAGGGATTAATACCCGCCGTAAAACAAAAGAAGAAAAATAA
- a CDS encoding DUF4331 family protein, with product MSSENKDNFNTTVPSMMEASFQSAFQTKLMALNPGYTTNALGLDAATFTTVLATDVLNVSTTGTTTFFDGTNVLTGRALTDDVIDVELLLIFGGPDGTANGGLTSDNVNANDKPFLTSFPYLASPW from the coding sequence GTGAGTTCAGAGAATAAAGATAATTTTAATACAACAGTACCATCTATGATGGAAGCTAGTTTTCAATCTGCTTTTCAAACGAAATTAATGGCTTTGAATCCCGGATATACAACAAATGCATTAGGACTGGATGCTGCGACTTTTACAACAGTCTTGGCAACCGATGTTTTAAATGTATCTACGACAGGGACAACTACCTTTTTTGACGGAACGAATGTTCTTACAGGAAGAGCCTTAACGGATGATGTTATTGATGTAGAGTTGTTGCTGATATTCGGGGGACCTGACGGAACAGCCAACGGAGGATTAACTTCAGATAATGTAAATGCTAACGATAAACCGTTTTTGACTTCATTTCCCTATCTGGCTTCTCCTTGGTAG
- a CDS encoding tetratricopeptide repeat protein → MRKNKLQLIMMLLVYTLFLSCNSKSGNEKEIVVYKSDYQKYIQIKENEEIENINKELHFWQEKYNLAPNQYPYLIELSGLYSQLFEMTGNIRNLYQAEELLLDCNARVNGDHSGIHRSIAKNYISQHRFREALTHLEKAYAVGENKKATQKMLFDVNMELGNYEAAEKILDENKNFNDFDYLIRLAKWNDYVGDLDNAIRLMEKAMKIAEKSGNQGLKVWIYSNIADFYGHNGRIRDAYQYYLKTLKADNNNIYALKGIAWIAYSHEHDIEKASEIINYIETQHTVPDLYLLKADMSEFSDNFTKKKLALNEYFYTLDKNYYGDMYNKYNVLLYAETPGKELKALKIAKREIDNRPTPESYDLLAWTYYNMGEFKKAYEIATEYTINKTHEPLVLYHNELILKANNKLTSENSNISDLVTSIFELGPNIEKKLKTL, encoded by the coding sequence ATGAGAAAAAATAAACTACAACTAATTATGATGCTATTAGTTTATACTCTCTTTTTGAGCTGTAATTCAAAATCAGGTAATGAAAAAGAAATCGTTGTCTATAAGTCTGACTATCAAAAGTATATTCAGATTAAAGAAAATGAGGAAATAGAGAATATAAATAAGGAGCTTCATTTTTGGCAAGAAAAGTATAATCTAGCACCTAACCAGTATCCTTATCTGATAGAATTGTCAGGTTTATACTCGCAGTTATTTGAGATGACAGGAAATATCCGGAATCTTTATCAGGCTGAAGAGTTGCTTTTAGATTGCAATGCAAGAGTGAACGGAGATCATTCAGGGATTCACCGCTCCATTGCAAAAAATTACATTTCACAACATCGTTTCAGGGAAGCGTTAACACATCTGGAGAAAGCTTATGCAGTAGGAGAAAATAAAAAAGCAACTCAGAAAATGCTTTTTGATGTTAATATGGAACTTGGCAATTATGAAGCGGCTGAAAAAATATTGGATGAAAATAAGAACTTTAATGATTTTGATTATTTAATACGTTTGGCCAAATGGAACGACTATGTCGGAGATCTTGATAATGCAATACGACTGATGGAAAAGGCTATGAAAATTGCAGAGAAATCAGGAAATCAAGGACTAAAAGTCTGGATTTATTCTAATATTGCCGATTTTTATGGACATAACGGAAGAATCCGAGATGCTTACCAATACTATTTAAAAACCTTGAAAGCAGACAATAATAATATTTATGCTTTAAAAGGTATAGCTTGGATCGCATATTCGCATGAACACGATATCGAAAAAGCATCAGAGATTATCAATTATATTGAAACACAGCATACAGTTCCGGATTTATATCTTTTAAAAGCAGATATGAGTGAATTTTCGGATAATTTTACTAAAAAAAAGTTAGCCTTGAATGAATATTTTTATACTTTAGATAAAAATTATTATGGAGATATGTACAACAAATATAATGTCTTGTTATATGCAGAAACTCCGGGTAAAGAGCTTAAAGCGTTAAAGATCGCAAAACGTGAAATTGATAACCGACCTACACCGGAATCCTATGATTTATTGGCTTGGACTTACTATAACATGGGAGAATTTAAAAAAGCTTATGAAATAGCTACTGAATATACAATTAACAAAACACATGAGCCGTTAGTCTTGTATCATAACGAGTTGATCCTGAAAGCAAATAATAAATTAACCAGTGAGAATTCTAATATTAGTGACTTGGTAACAAGTATATTTGAATTAGGTCCGAATATTGAAAAAAAACTTAAAACCCTTTAG
- a CDS encoding RNA polymerase sigma factor has product MEEKLLVAALSKKDNHSFTLLYDNYSKNLYGVIFNLIRNREEAEDILQEVFVKIWNNIDTYNNSKGRLYTWMLNITRNTTIDKLRSKNFNNNLRNSSVDNFVYMLEDNSKTINKIDAIGVKKFIQKLKPKCIQLIELLFFRAYTQQEASEELEIPLGTVKTQNRNCMNELRMMINE; this is encoded by the coding sequence ATGGAAGAAAAACTTTTAGTTGCAGCTTTGTCTAAAAAAGACAACCATTCTTTTACTTTGTTATATGATAATTATTCTAAGAATCTTTACGGCGTAATCTTCAACTTGATCAGGAACCGGGAAGAAGCTGAGGATATTCTTCAAGAAGTCTTTGTAAAGATCTGGAACAACATTGATACGTATAATAACTCGAAAGGACGATTGTATACTTGGATGTTAAATATTACCCGAAATACTACCATTGACAAATTGCGATCCAAAAACTTTAACAACAACTTAAGAAACTCCTCTGTCGATAACTTCGTATATATGCTTGAAGACAACTCTAAGACAATTAACAAAATAGATGCTATAGGAGTAAAAAAGTTTATTCAAAAATTAAAACCTAAATGTATACAGTTAATAGAATTGTTATTTTTCAGAGCATATACTCAACAAGAAGCTTCTGAAGAATTAGAGATCCCCTTAGGAACGGTAAAGACTCAAAATAGAAATTGCATGAATGAATTAAGAATGATGATCAATGAATAG
- a CDS encoding DUF4331 family protein gives MKKTKLPLGLLFLGMIGLILVAADHIDAPAVQGGTSDITDFYSFQGANTNNLVFVANVQGLLSPTATSSASFDENVMVEFNIDNNGDNIEDLVIQALPRNGKMYFFGPVASGTSGTSSNVKTAAALGNVEITEYGEVAKIGTAAGASFFAGPRDDPFFFDFGQYSEIIAGNASSFNNPGSDTFAGTNVMSIVIEVPKAMLGGSGTLNTWVETKRK, from the coding sequence ATGAAAAAAACAAAATTACCTTTAGGGCTATTATTCTTGGGAATGATAGGTTTAATTTTAGTAGCAGCCGATCATATTGACGCACCTGCAGTACAGGGAGGGACGTCTGATATCACGGATTTTTATTCTTTTCAGGGGGCAAATACAAATAATTTAGTGTTTGTAGCTAATGTTCAGGGATTATTATCACCTACTGCTACTTCAAGTGCCTCATTTGATGAAAATGTTATGGTAGAGTTCAATATTGATAACAATGGTGACAATATTGAAGATTTAGTTATTCAGGCATTACCCAGAAACGGGAAAATGTATTTTTTCGGACCGGTGGCATCAGGAACTTCGGGAACATCAAGTAATGTAAAAACAGCAGCAGCCTTAGGGAATGTGGAAATTACAGAATATGGTGAAGTAGCAAAAATAGGAACAGCCGCAGGAGCCAGTTTTTTTGCTGGTCCTAGAGATGATCCGTTCTTTTTTGATTTCGGACAATATTCAGAGATCATAGCAGGTAATGCTTCAAGTTTTAATAATCCGGGTAGTGATACGTTTGCCGGAACAAATGTAATGTCAATTGTAATTGAAGTCCCTAAGGCAATGTTAGGAGGTTCAGGAACACTGAATACATGGGTAGAAACCAAAAGAAAATAA
- a CDS encoding Crp/Fnr family transcriptional regulator produces the protein MHPKLRQDIERKINSSLTDEDFALFLDFLKPVYFSKKETVLEVDHFCSTIYYIEKGLLISYLTDEKGEKHAVQFAFENHWISDLYSFFSHQPSIISIEALEDTTALAISQENFELAMQKLPQFERFFRILIQNAYIHSQQRIAKTFTDDAEQRYKDLIGTNPDFLQRVPQYLIASFLGLNRNH, from the coding sequence ATGCATCCGAAACTACGACAAGATATAGAACGCAAAATCAATTCATCCTTAACGGATGAAGATTTTGCACTTTTTCTTGATTTTCTGAAACCGGTCTATTTTTCCAAAAAAGAGACTGTTTTAGAAGTAGATCACTTCTGTTCTACTATTTATTATATTGAAAAAGGTCTTCTTATCTCCTATTTAACTGATGAAAAAGGTGAAAAACACGCCGTTCAGTTTGCCTTTGAAAATCACTGGATTTCAGATCTGTACAGTTTTTTCAGCCACCAGCCTTCTATTATTAGTATTGAAGCATTAGAAGACACTACAGCTTTAGCTATTTCTCAGGAAAACTTTGAATTGGCTATGCAAAAATTACCGCAATTTGAGCGTTTCTTCCGCATTCTTATTCAAAATGCCTATATCCATTCCCAACAGCGAATTGCGAAAACTTTTACCGATGATGCTGAACAGCGTTATAAAGATTTAATCGGTACCAATCCTGATTTTCTACAACGGGTTCCGCAATACCTTATCGCTTCCTTTTTGGGATTAAACCGCAATCATTGA
- a CDS encoding META domain-containing protein, whose translation MKKISVLFFFILFLSCKSSKDTNLSAQENLSKAQTTPENMEFMTDYFSGNGTEPFWSIRFSTKNILFLSLSDTIAIPYTAPKVSKNTSIYSFKDKMLSFKVTLTDENCVNQMSGKEYPNSVTIEYQKNGEPKQSLNGCGRYIIDYKLLGTWKLQKMNDQILTEADFDNFPQLEIKNDENYFYGSTGCNRMNGAMLYENEKLSFKNIITTRKMCLKSAENETTFLTLLQQVDEYSISDATLNLKSNGKTILSFTKS comes from the coding sequence ATGAAAAAAATAAGTGTTCTATTCTTTTTTATACTTTTTCTTTCCTGCAAAAGTTCTAAAGACACAAATCTTTCTGCTCAAGAAAACCTTAGTAAAGCCCAGACAACACCGGAAAATATGGAATTTATGACTGATTATTTTTCAGGAAACGGGACAGAGCCTTTCTGGAGCATACGCTTTTCTACAAAGAACATCTTATTTCTGTCGCTCAGCGATACTATTGCAATTCCGTACACAGCACCTAAAGTATCTAAAAATACTTCTATTTATTCCTTTAAAGATAAAATGCTCTCTTTTAAAGTGACACTAACAGATGAAAACTGTGTCAACCAAATGTCCGGAAAAGAGTATCCGAACTCAGTAACAATTGAATATCAGAAAAACGGAGAACCGAAACAATCTTTAAACGGTTGTGGTCGTTATATCATAGATTACAAACTTTTAGGTACCTGGAAACTTCAAAAGATGAACGATCAAATACTTACGGAAGCTGACTTTGATAACTTCCCGCAACTGGAAATTAAAAACGATGAGAATTACTTTTACGGCAGTACCGGTTGCAACAGAATGAACGGAGCTATGCTGTATGAAAATGAAAAATTATCTTTTAAAAATATCATTACTACTCGCAAAATGTGTCTGAAAAGTGCAGAAAATGAAACTACTTTCTTAACTTTATTACAGCAAGTAGACGAATATTCTATTTCAGATGCTACTTTGAATTTAAAATCAAACGGAAAAACAATTCTAAGTTTTACTAAGTCTTAA
- a CDS encoding SIR2 family NAD-dependent protein deacylase has protein sequence MKKIVVLTGAGMSAESGISTFRDSNGLWENHDIMEVASPEGWYKNPELVLNFYNKRRAQLKEVVPNRGHHILAELEQNFEVHIITQNVDDLHERAGSSKIIHLHGELTKVRGEHSENEKIHWTEDIRLGDLNAKDEQLRPAIVWFGEAVPEIDRALPLVEQADILVVIGTSMQVYPAAGLVHYTQPHIPVFYIDPKPATIFDLANPLETFALSATEGMEKLRNLLLG, from the coding sequence GTGAAAAAAATTGTCGTTTTAACCGGTGCCGGAATGAGTGCCGAAAGCGGTATCAGTACCTTTAGAGATTCAAATGGCTTATGGGAGAATCATGACATTATGGAAGTCGCTTCTCCTGAAGGCTGGTATAAAAATCCGGAATTGGTTCTAAACTTTTACAATAAAAGAAGAGCACAGTTAAAAGAAGTTGTCCCAAACAGAGGGCATCATATTCTGGCTGAATTAGAACAGAATTTTGAAGTTCATATTATAACCCAAAATGTAGACGATCTTCACGAAAGAGCCGGAAGTTCTAAAATTATCCATCTACACGGCGAATTAACCAAAGTTCGGGGAGAACATTCAGAAAATGAAAAAATCCACTGGACAGAAGACATACGGTTAGGGGATCTGAATGCAAAAGATGAGCAACTACGTCCGGCCATTGTATGGTTCGGTGAAGCCGTACCCGAAATAGACCGAGCACTTCCTCTTGTAGAACAAGCTGATATTTTAGTGGTTATCGGCACATCTATGCAAGTGTATCCCGCAGCCGGATTAGTTCACTATACTCAGCCCCATATTCCTGTCTTTTATATTGACCCCAAACCGGCAACTATTTTCGACTTAGCCAATCCACTTGAAACGTTTGCACTTTCAGCAACCGAAGGTATGGAAAAGCTTCGGAACCTGTTACTTGGTTAA